The following are encoded in a window of Geoalkalibacter ferrihydriticus DSM 17813 genomic DNA:
- a CDS encoding phosphate/phosphite/phosphonate ABC transporter substrate-binding protein, which produces MKYGVFSGRGSAMKGAALLLGLILLLVLGGCEPRPSSGPVLRIGYMNCNSEEETLARFLPLTRYLEKELGVRFEAIPVDTQDFVERYEQGEFDFTHTNAILYIILHKEQDLELLAAGQRGHFGTHTAGALVSRRGSGIETLEDIRGKRLIFGPQMALTGYAAQYDLMLKAGIDPELDLAMWSIPHGSFKHEKLVYAAWFEAYDVAAAPVLDLEIMVAEGKIEADDFTILAQSEIFPYCTFGAAPWVDPKLVADFRRALLKLTPEDTVDMDGERLKILKAAFYDGFEQLLDSDYDVARDLLRRVNMPPYQEF; this is translated from the coding sequence ATGAAGTATGGTGTTTTTTCCGGCCGCGGTTCGGCCATGAAGGGCGCGGCTTTATTGCTGGGGCTGATTCTGCTGCTGGTTTTAGGCGGCTGTGAGCCTCGCCCCTCCTCTGGGCCCGTGCTGCGCATTGGCTATATGAATTGCAACAGCGAGGAGGAGACTCTGGCCCGCTTCTTGCCTCTGACCCGTTATCTGGAAAAGGAACTGGGGGTGCGCTTTGAGGCCATTCCTGTCGATACCCAGGACTTTGTCGAGCGCTACGAGCAGGGGGAGTTCGATTTTACCCACACCAACGCCATCCTCTACATCATTTTACACAAGGAGCAGGATCTCGAACTGCTTGCCGCTGGACAGCGCGGGCATTTCGGAACGCACACGGCCGGCGCCCTGGTTTCGCGCCGCGGCAGCGGTATCGAAACTCTCGAGGATATTCGCGGTAAGCGCCTGATTTTTGGGCCGCAAATGGCCCTGACCGGGTACGCCGCGCAGTACGATCTGATGCTCAAGGCCGGTATTGATCCGGAGTTGGATCTGGCCATGTGGTCCATACCCCATGGCTCTTTCAAGCACGAAAAACTGGTATATGCGGCCTGGTTCGAGGCCTACGATGTGGCCGCCGCGCCGGTGCTTGATCTTGAAATAATGGTGGCCGAAGGCAAAATCGAGGCGGACGACTTCACCATCCTGGCGCAAAGCGAGATTTTTCCCTATTGCACCTTCGGCGCTGCGCCCTGGGTCGATCCCAAGCTGGTGGCGGATTTTCGTCGCGCGTTGCTCAAGCTTACGCCGGAGGATACGGTAGACATGGATGGCGAACGTCTCAAAATTCTCAAGGCCGCTTTTTACGATGGTTTCGAGCAACTTCTCGACAGTGATTACGACGTTGCCCGTGATTTACTACGGCGGGTCAACATGCCGCCTTATCAGGAGTTTTAA
- the yedE gene encoding YedE family putative selenium transporter, translating to MWRQREIWMVMAASLSLGLFGVLLVVWGNPENSGICVSCFLENSAGALGLHGNERMQYLRPELIGFVLGATGSSLFFREFRSRGGTSPMGRLVAGFFLIVGCAVFIGCPIKLFLRLTAGDLTALLALGGLGAGVWIGLRGLSAGVHFGASTPQRGGAGLVVPALFALLLVFLVVKPSFVLFSDRGSAAEHAPLLLSLGAGLLLGALAQRSRFCITGGLRDGMLLGLRAPLLWGLLAFVLAAALANLSIGRFEPGFYGQPGAHLDHVWSFLGMLLVGWISALIGGCPFRQLVKSGEGDTDAGMVVFGMLIGAAVVQGWGLAGTAAGVPFYGKVAVLVGLGLVLLTGLVMRERTV from the coding sequence ATGTGGAGGCAGCGCGAAATCTGGATGGTCATGGCCGCCAGCCTGAGTCTCGGTCTGTTCGGCGTATTACTTGTGGTCTGGGGCAATCCCGAAAACTCAGGCATCTGCGTCTCCTGTTTTCTGGAAAACAGCGCCGGCGCCCTGGGACTGCATGGCAATGAGCGGATGCAGTACCTGCGTCCCGAGCTTATCGGTTTTGTTTTGGGTGCGACCGGGAGTTCCCTCTTCTTTCGTGAATTTCGTTCGCGCGGCGGAACCTCTCCCATGGGCCGCTTGGTGGCCGGGTTCTTTTTGATTGTCGGTTGCGCGGTCTTTATCGGTTGCCCCATCAAGCTGTTCCTGCGCCTGACCGCTGGCGACCTAACCGCTCTTTTGGCCCTGGGCGGCCTTGGCGCCGGGGTCTGGATCGGCCTGCGCGGTCTGTCCGCGGGGGTGCATTTTGGTGCCTCAACGCCGCAAAGAGGCGGTGCAGGCCTGGTGGTGCCGGCCCTGTTCGCGCTGTTGCTGGTATTCCTGGTGGTCAAGCCGTCCTTCGTGCTCTTTTCCGATCGCGGCAGTGCCGCCGAGCACGCACCCCTGTTGCTGTCCCTTGGCGCCGGGCTGCTGCTCGGGGCCTTGGCTCAGCGCAGTCGCTTCTGCATTACCGGGGGGTTGCGCGATGGCATGTTGCTTGGGCTGCGGGCGCCCCTCTTATGGGGATTGCTGGCCTTCGTTCTTGCCGCCGCTCTGGCCAATTTGTCCATTGGCCGCTTCGAGCCCGGTTTCTATGGTCAGCCGGGAGCGCATTTGGATCATGTCTGGAGTTTTCTCGGGATGCTGCTGGTCGGCTGGATTTCGGCGCTTATCGGCGGCTGCCCCTTTCGCCAACTGGTTAAGTCGGGGGAAGGAGATACGGATGCCGGCATGGTGGTGTTCGGAATGCTGATTGGGGCCGCCGTGGTGCAGGGTTGGGGACTGGCCGGCACGGCCGCCGGTGTTCCCTTTTACGGTAAGGTTGCGGTGCTCGTAGGTCTGGGGCTGGTGCTTTTGACCGGCCTGGTGATGCGCGAGCGAACCGTCTGA
- the pqqD gene encoding pyrroloquinoline quinone biosynthesis peptide chaperone PqqD, whose translation MKRPKRNPQIVWRHEQRREEEVLKAQERGEAVDERGTVILIVSGTMHQLNLVGGHIWSLCDGSRGIDGVIDALAGEFAVERDELADDVVDFISDLEKRGWLEYV comes from the coding sequence TTGAAACGACCCAAGCGCAATCCGCAAATCGTCTGGCGCCATGAACAGCGCCGTGAAGAAGAAGTGCTCAAGGCGCAAGAACGCGGAGAGGCCGTGGACGAGCGCGGCACGGTGATCCTGATTGTTTCCGGGACCATGCATCAACTCAACCTGGTCGGGGGGCATATCTGGAGTTTATGCGACGGCAGTCGCGGCATCGATGGAGTGATCGATGCCCTGGCAGGAGAATTCGCGGTGGAGCGCGACGAACTGGCCGACGATGTTGTCGATTTTATTTCCGACCTTGAGAAACGAGGGTGGCTGGAATATGTCTGA
- a CDS encoding GeoRSP system radical SAM/SPASM protein, whose amino-acid sequence MSDAFTDLFSAPLTFNWTLSFRCNFVCAHCYSRYEEGEELSTADLRRIVDVLALKQVPFINFGGGEPLLRSDLCELAAYARSQGLNVSMNSNGWLLDGVAAENLQRAGFSTVGISIDSHRADLHDDFRCQPGSFDRAVAALDHLRAAGIKTTMSSVISRINFKNFRALLDLAREHGVSQVYLHNFKCSGKGFENRQELDLTPDEWRDFYLEALAVKNEQSEPAISFDDPVIASLPQYPRENSLVKGSSCGKLSLHLRPNGDITPCGFIPLVVGNILRDDFDEIWFNSPVLNRMRNKTAKGKCGGCDAFADCLGGCTARALAVNGDFDEPDPHCWK is encoded by the coding sequence ATGTCTGATGCCTTTACCGATTTGTTTTCGGCCCCTTTGACTTTCAACTGGACGTTGTCCTTTCGCTGCAACTTTGTGTGCGCCCATTGTTACAGCCGCTACGAAGAGGGTGAGGAGCTGTCCACCGCCGATCTGCGTCGCATCGTCGACGTTCTGGCCCTCAAGCAGGTGCCGTTTATCAATTTCGGCGGAGGTGAGCCCCTGCTGCGTTCCGACCTTTGCGAGCTAGCCGCCTATGCTCGCTCCCAGGGGCTTAACGTCTCCATGAACTCCAACGGTTGGCTACTCGATGGTGTGGCCGCAGAGAATCTGCAGCGCGCCGGATTTTCCACCGTCGGTATCAGTATCGACAGTCATCGTGCTGACCTGCACGATGATTTTCGCTGCCAACCCGGATCCTTTGACCGTGCCGTGGCGGCCCTCGATCATCTGCGCGCCGCCGGGATTAAAACGACCATGAGTTCGGTGATTTCGCGCATTAACTTCAAAAATTTTCGCGCGCTGCTCGATCTAGCCCGCGAACATGGAGTGTCGCAGGTTTATCTGCATAATTTCAAGTGCAGCGGCAAGGGTTTCGAAAATCGCCAGGAGCTTGATCTGACCCCTGATGAATGGCGTGACTTTTATCTGGAGGCCCTGGCGGTTAAAAACGAACAGAGTGAGCCGGCCATCTCTTTTGACGATCCGGTCATTGCGTCCTTGCCTCAGTATCCTCGCGAAAACTCTTTGGTAAAAGGAAGCTCTTGTGGTAAACTTTCGCTACACTTGCGCCCTAATGGAGACATCACGCCCTGCGGTTTTATTCCCTTGGTCGTGGGAAACATACTGCGCGATGATTTTGATGAAATCTGGTTCAATTCCCCGGTTTTGAACCGCATGCGCAACAAGACGGCCAAGGGCAAGTGCGGAGGGTGCGATGCCTTCGCGGATTGTTTGGGCGGATGTACCGCGCGGGCCTTGGCGGTAAACGGCGACTTTGACGAGCCCGACCCGCACTGCTGGAAATGA